Proteins from a genomic interval of Rhizoctonia solani chromosome 12, complete sequence:
- a CDS encoding meiotic recombination protein DMC1, related protein — MPVPAPDESRPGTPGDDIDFDEPQWDMIDELQSHGINAQDITKLKKEGICTVSAVRMTSRRNMLKIKGMSEAKVEKIKEAAQKMLGSSFQTGMQVSDKRKRVLQISSGSKSVDGMLGGGFMSQSISEVYGEFRTGKTQLAHTLSVMAQLPPEMGGASGKVTYIDTEGTFRPDRIRAIADRFGVDPEQTLENITYARAYNSEHQMELIQEAGMRFAEEKNFRLLIVDSIMALFRTDYSGRGELSERQQKASGFYACQAIEAVGGIVVLLTNQVQADPGATMAFAPTVKPIGGHILSHASATRIMLRKGRGEERVAKLVDSPDRPESEGSYKLDEGGWADV, encoded by the exons ATGCCAGTTCCCGCACCCGATGAATCTCGCCCAGGTACTCCTGGAGACGATATCGATTTT GACGAGCCTCAGTGGGACATGATTGACGAGCTTCAATCACAT GGAATCAATGCACAAGACATCACCAAGCTCAAG AAAGAAGGCATATGCACGGTCTCAGCGGTGCGCATGACCTCACGCAGGAACATGCTCAAGATCAAA GGAATGTCGGAAGCCAAGGTGGAaaagatcaaggaagcagcgCAGAAGATGCTA GGATCGTCGTTCCAGACCGGAATGCAGGTCTCGGACAAGCGGAAGCGCGTGCTACAGATTAGCTCTGGAAGCAAGTCGGTCGATGGAATGCTCGGAGGCGGGTTCATGAGTCAGAGTATATCAGAAG TCTATGGGGAGTTCCG CACGGGGAAAACCCAACTCGCACACACGCTTTCTGTTATGGCCCAACTGCCACCGGAGATGGGCGGCGCCTCGGGCAAGGTAACATACATAGATACCGAAG GCACATTCCGGCCCGACCGCATCCGGGCGATTGCCGACCGGTTTGGAGTCGATCCTGAGCAGACACTGGAGAACATTACGTACGCTCGTGCATACAATAGTGAACATCAG ATGGAGCTAATACAAGAAGCGGGGATGCGGTTCGCAGAAGAGAAGAACTTTAGGCTGCTG ATTGTGGACAGCATCATGGCACTGTTTAGGACTGACTACTCCGGGCGCGGAGAATTGAGCGAGcgacagcaaaaggcgagtgGATTTT ATGCTTGCCAAGCTATCGAAGCTGTCGGAGGA ATCGTTGTGCTCCTTACGAACCAAGTACAAG CTGATCCCGGTGCGACGATGGCATTTGCTCCAACTGTCAAGCCGATTGGAGGCCATATACTGTCTCATGCATCCGCCACACGCATCATGTTGCGTAAAG GTCGTGGCGAAGAACGCGTGGCAAAACTAGTAGACAGTCCAGATCGGCCGGAAAGTGAGGGTAGCTATAAACTGGATGAAGGTGGTTGGGCAGACGTTTGA
- a CDS encoding histidine phosphatase family containing protein, with amino-acid sequence MSSKRVYLLRHGQAEHNVANDYSIHDAVLTPYGRQQCVEFAQANPDFQNIPELIIASPFRRTLSTTLLAVPKTFERLSPRGVILMPQLQETHDFPCDTGSDRDVLEQIEEFKDRGFDWSVLTDDWNKNEGFYAPTPEALADRAKWVRRFVRDRPETNILLIGHGGIFREIDGRMRGPNSGVTVSLSRWGNVECRVYTFQNDDDENATMIPIQEPSLIHAIDKPIDSHVEIEVVA; translated from the exons ATGTCCTCTAAGCGTGTTTACCTCCTTCGTCATGGCCAAGCTGAGCATAA CGTAGCGAATGATTACTCGA TCCACGATGCCGTATTAACACCGTATGGACGACAACAATGTGTCGAGTTTGCTCAAGCCAACCCTGATTTTCAGAACATCCCAGAGTTGATTATCGCCTCTCCCTTTAGAAGAACTCTTTCCACCACGCTCCTGGCCGTACCTAAGACCTTTGAACGGCTATCTCCTCGAGGCGTCATATTGATGCCGCAATTACAAGAGACTCACGACTTTCCCTGCGATACAGGCTCAGATCGCGATGTTCTCGAGCAAatagaagaattcaaggatcGAGGTTTTGACTGGAGCGTATTGACGGATGATTGGAACAAGAACGAGGGATTCTACGCACCGACTCCGGAAGCTCTGGCTGATCGCGCCAAATGGGTCCGGAGGTTTGTGAGGGATCGGCCGGAGACTAACATTCTTCTCATCGGGCACGGCGGAATCTTTCGAGAGATTGATGGCCGGATGAGGGGCCCCAATTCGGGGGTAACGGTCTCATTATCG AGATGGGGAAACGTCGAATGTCGAGTGTATACTTTTCAGAACGATGATGACGAAAACGCGACCATGATTCCCATTCAGGAGCCATCCCTCATACATGCGATTGACAAACCCATTGATTCACATG TTGAAATTGAGGTCGTTGCTTGA
- a CDS encoding cytochrome P450 family protein → MSQTYIYLLLGGLCSTLLWLRASAKREKRYGPLPPSPKVDPIIGNLRAMISVIDEPRVYRDWGLELESDIISIIIPGQTIIVLNSQAAVDELLVRRSSIYSDRPHIPMVSSDNLVGWGNNTGMVRYGERWRSQRKMTHEVLHKIASEERWPLVERQSRLTLHRILNNPEGFSAEIRRMAGSTLLMAVYGYEVTSPDDSLVKVVEDAVEGFSQAVIVSNYFVNTVPWLQYLPEWFPGASWKAKANAWRYQKDLMLGIPYEWTKNQMAAGTATPSMLSFWLTRYVYQEAPSNLAEVEDRVRWAAGTIFSAGTDTSVASTRVFVMAMAMHPDVQAKAQAELDAVIGTRLPEMADRDSLPYIRRIVKEVFRWRMVLPLALPHACIQDDTYKGYHIPKGAIVIGNSWYSRILPAISNNPDVYIDPDRFNPDRFLDLSQRACLPCSTLALRKTQRKADPLKPEMRLNEAVRYIRSNAGLLLDPKDTSKLFGIGQNRSRVTGDLWQTTMDYQNRVGSKFGGGGVAGASEANVDRRERLRKLALETIDLAKDPYILRNHLGSLECRLCLTLHTNEGSYLAHTQGKKHQTNLARRAARDAKETQLITAPAPAASVPRKMFIKIGRPGYRVTKVRDPLMAAAAGGGGAKEGMMVQVHLPQIKEGVFLAAGL, encoded by the exons ATGAGCCAAACCTACATATATCTCTTACTTGGGGGGCTATGTTCAACTCTGCTTTGGCTTCGTGCCAGTGCAAAGCGAGAGAAACGCTATGGGCCATTGCCTCCATCTCCCAAAGTCGATCCAATTATAGGTAACTTACGAGCCATGATAAGTGTTATAGACGAGCCACGGGTATACAGGGACTGGGGGTTGGAGCTCGAAA GTGATATAATTTCGATTATCATTCCAGGACAAACGATTATCGTACTCAACTCTCAAGCTGCCGTGGATGAACTGCTTGTAAGGCGCTCATCAATATACTCCGACCGCCCGCATATACCCATGGTATCGAGCGATAACCT GGTAGGCTGGGGAAACAACACTGGGATGGTTCGTTATGGAGAACGATGGCGTAGCCAACGAAAGATGACACACGAAGTACTACACAAGATTGCTAGTGAGGAGAGGTGGCCACTAGTGGAACGGCAATCACGCCTCACACTTCACCGGATCCTTAATAATCCTGAAGGGTTTTCAGCGGAAATTAGACG tatGGCCGGCTCAACGCTGCTCATGGCAGTTTATGGGTATGAAGTCACATCGCCTGATGATAGTTTGGTCAAAGTAGTAGAAGATGCAGTGGAAGGTTTCAGTCAGGCAGTTATAGTTTCGA ATTATTTCGTCAATACTGTACCTTGGCTCCAGTATCTTCCAGAATGGTTCCCGGGAGCGTCGTGGAAGGCGAAAGCCAACGCTTGGCGCTATCAAAAAGATCTGATGTTGGGTATCCCTTACGAATGGACGAAGAATCAAATG GCCGCTGGAACTGCAACTCCATCCATGCTTTCGTTTTGGCTTACGAGATATGTGTATCAAGAGGCCCCCTCAAACCTTGCCGAAGTGGAAGATCGTGTTCGATGGGCAGCAGGTACAATCTTCTCAG CGGGAACCGATACG TCAGTTGCGAGTACTCGGGTTTTTGTAATGGCCATGGCCATGCACCCAGACGTCCAGGCCAAAGCGCAAGCCGAGTTAGATGCGGTTATTGGTACGCGGCTACCCGAGATGGCAGATCGGGATTCTTTACCGTATATACGGCGCATTGTCAAAGAAGTGTTTCGCTGGAGAATGGTACTGCCTCTGG CTCTTCCTCACGCTTGTATTCAAGACGATACTTACAAGGGCTATCATATTCCGAAGGGCGCAATTGT CATTGGAAATTCGTGGTACAGTCGTATTTTGCC GGCCATAAGTAACAATCCAGATGTATACATCGATCCCGACCGTTTTAATCCTGATCGCTTCCTGGATCTTTCG CAGCGGGCTTGCTTGCCATGTTCAACATTGGCCCTGAGGAAGACACAACGGAAAGCCGATCCATTGAAGCCAGAGATGAGATTAAATGAGGCGGTTCG TTATATCCGTTCAAATGCAGGATTACTCCTCGATCCGAAAGACACGAGCAAATTATTCGGGATTGGGCAGA ATCGATCACGTGTCACTGGTGACCTTTGGCAAACAACCATGG ATTATCAG AACCGAGTGGGTAGCAAATTTGGAGGCGGTGGTGTGGCGGGAGCGTCCGAGGCGAATGTCGACCGACGTGAACGACTGAGAAAGCTTGCGTTGGAGACGATTGATCTCGCCAAG GATCCATATATTCTTCGCAACCACCTTGGATCGCTGGAATGTCGTCTTTGCCTGACACTTCACACAAATGAAGGATCTTACCTGGCTCATACCCAAGGCAAAAAGCATCAAACTAATTTGGCTCGACGCGCTGCTCGAGATGCAAAGGAAACCCAGCTCATTACCGCACCCGCCCCAGCAGCATCAGTTCCCCGTAAAATGTTTATCAAAATCGGAAGACCAGGATATCGCGTAACCAAGGTGCGCGATCCTCTCATGGCTGCTGCGGCAGGTGGTGGGGGTGCCAAGGAAGGCATGATGGTCCAAGTACACCTACCCCAGATCAAAGAAGGTGTATTCCTCGCCGCAGGTTTATGA
- a CDS encoding cytochrome P450 family protein, with product MGVTDEPKAYMKWSKELRSDIISITLPPGKTLVILNSVEDANELLNKRSSIFSDRAQTPMITSEKLWVYILGWGNNTGMIRYGDRWRAQRRMTHETLHKKASEKLWPTITRQARSSLVRLLDEPSNFSKEVRRMVGSTLLSVVYGYEVRSSNDELVEVVEAAVAGFSQAAMISNYYVNVIPWLQHIPDWFPGMEWKRKTNVWRSQTEGMLNIPFEWTRTQMSNGNAPPSMLTKLLSKCTGEETDEDMDSIRWATGTLFAAGTDTSAATILVFVMAMAMHPKIQAKAQAEIDSVLQGARLPEISDYESMPYMGCIIKEVFRWRHTVPLGKFHSTLRGLENLGSAPGLAIVGEHSRVFGVTLGSAHGMLPTARRAIRIRRILTRRFPKLEYFRALQSFGGARRVLE from the exons ATGGGGGTCACTGACGAGCCAAAGGCATACATGAAGTGGAGCAAAGAGCTTAGAA GTGACATCATCTCGATCACACTCCCACCTGGAAAGACACTCGTAATTCTCAACTCGGTGGAGGACGCTAATGAACTCCTTAACAAAAGATCTTCAATTTTTTCCGATAGAGCACAAACACCTATGATTACAAGCGAGAAATTGTGGGTGTACAT ACTTGGCTGGGGAAATAACACAGGGATGATAAGATATGGTGATCGCTGGAGGGCTCAGCGCCGGATGACGCATGAAACTTTGCACAAGAAGGCCAGTGAAAAATTGTGGCCGACCATTACCCGACAAGCACGATCATCCCTCGTAAGGCTATTAGACGAACCCAGTAATTTCTCAAAGGAAGTTAGACG CATGGTTGGATCAACTCTACTGTCGGTTGTTTATGGGTACGAGGTCAGGTCTTCTAATGACGAACTTGTTGAAGTCGTTGAGGCGGCCGTTGCTGGGTTTTCGCAAGCTGCAATGATCTCAA ATTATTATGTCAACGTTATCCCATGGCTACAGCATATCCCAGATTGGTTCCCTGGTATGGAATGGAAACGAAAAACCAACGTATGGCGTAGTCAGACAGAGGGCATGCTTAATATACCTTTTGAATGGACGAGAACCCAGATG TCCAACGGCAACGCACCTCCTTCAATGCTGACAAAACTACTGTCAAAATGTACCGGCGAAGAGACTGACGAAGATATGGATTCCATTCGTTGGGCAACGGGAACCCTTTTTGCAG CCGGTACCGACACT TCTGCGGCAACTATCTTAGTCTTTGTCATGGCGATGGCGATGCACCCCAAGATACAAGCAAAGGCTCAGGCAGAAATCGACTCAGTCCTTCAAGGCGCTCGTTTACCAGAAATAAGTGACTATGAATCTATGCCTTATATGGGGTGTATCATCAAGGAGGTATTTCGTTGGAGGCATACTGTGCCCTTAGGTAAATTTCACTCCACTCTACGAGGCCTCGAAAATCttgggagcgctccgggactcgctatCGTCGGCGAACACTCCAGGGTGTTCGGTGTGACGCTTGGAAGTGCTCATGGAATGCTCCCAactgctcgccgagcaatccgaATCCGccggatcctaacgaggaggttcccaaaactgGAGTACTTCAGAGCGCTCCAGAGTTTTGGAGGGGCCCGTAGAGTACTCGAATAA